In Flavobacterium sp. CBA20B-1, one DNA window encodes the following:
- the odhB gene encoding 2-oxoglutarate dehydrogenase complex dihydrolipoyllysine-residue succinyltransferase, whose product MSILEMKVPSPGESITEVEIATWLVKDGDYVEKDQAIAEVDSDKATLELPAEASGIITLKAEEGDAVAVGQVVCLIDTSAEKPSGSGNTATEAPKAEEKKEEIKAAPAKAEPNAAATYATGSASPAAKKILDEKNIDATAIQGTGKDGRVTKEDALNAVPSMGTPTGGPRGTERKKMSMLRRKVAERLVEAKNTTAMLTTFNEVNLTEVNKLRTEFKDAFKAKHNVSLGYMSFFTKAVTRALALYPDVNSMIDGQDQIKFDFADISIAVSGPKGLMVPVVRNAELLSFRGVEAEIKRLATRARDGQITVDEMTGGTFTITNGGVFGSMLSTPIINPPQSGILGMHNIIERPVAVNGQVVIAPMMYIALSYDHRIIDGRESVGFLVAVKEALESPMELLMNNDPKKALEL is encoded by the coding sequence ATGAGTATCTTAGAAATGAAAGTTCCTTCGCCAGGAGAGTCAATCACAGAAGTGGAAATTGCTACTTGGTTAGTAAAAGACGGAGACTATGTAGAGAAAGACCAAGCAATTGCTGAGGTTGATTCGGACAAAGCAACTTTAGAATTACCTGCAGAAGCAAGCGGAATCATTACGTTGAAAGCCGAAGAAGGCGACGCGGTGGCAGTTGGTCAGGTAGTTTGTTTGATCGATACAAGTGCTGAAAAACCATCGGGCAGTGGCAATACAGCGACAGAAGCTCCAAAAGCAGAAGAGAAGAAAGAAGAAATAAAAGCAGCACCCGCAAAAGCAGAACCAAATGCTGCGGCAACTTACGCAACAGGTTCGGCATCGCCAGCTGCTAAAAAAATATTAGACGAAAAGAACATCGATGCCACAGCTATCCAAGGCACTGGTAAAGACGGACGTGTAACCAAAGAAGATGCTTTGAACGCAGTACCATCGATGGGAACACCGACGGGCGGACCTCGCGGAACCGAACGTAAAAAAATGTCGATGCTTCGTAGAAAAGTAGCTGAACGTTTGGTGGAAGCTAAAAACACTACTGCAATGTTAACTACTTTCAATGAAGTGAACCTAACAGAAGTGAACAAGTTGCGCACCGAGTTTAAAGATGCTTTTAAAGCAAAACACAATGTGTCGTTAGGATATATGTCGTTTTTCACAAAAGCAGTAACCCGTGCGTTGGCATTATACCCAGATGTAAACTCAATGATCGATGGTCAAGATCAAATTAAATTCGATTTTGCCGATATTTCCATTGCAGTTTCTGGTCCAAAAGGATTGATGGTTCCGGTTGTTCGCAACGCAGAATTATTATCGTTCCGTGGGGTAGAAGCTGAAATTAAACGTTTGGCAACAAGAGCACGTGACGGACAAATTACGGTTGACGAAATGACCGGCGGAACATTTACAATTACCAACGGTGGTGTATTTGGTTCTATGTTGTCCACACCAATTATCAACCCGCCACAATCAGGTATTTTAGGAATGCACAATATCATTGAACGCCCGGTTGCAGTAAACGGACAAGTAGTTATTGCGCCAATGATGTACATTGCATTATCTTATGACCACAGAATTATCGATGGTCGCGAGTCAGTTGGTTTCTTAGTGGCTGTTAAAGAGGCTTTAGAAAGCCCAATGGAATTGTTAATGAACAATGATCCTAAAAAAGCATTAGAGTTATAA
- the dcm gene encoding DNA (cytosine-5-)-methyltransferase, whose amino-acid sequence MIEYLTISETAKLLNKSTKTLRRWDEEGKLIAVREPMSNYRVYRRREVENLFAEFLKSDFEETVSNFVLPEREYKVLELFAGAGGLAVGMEKAGLKCVALNEIDRHACETLRKNRPNWNVLEGDIRNFDFTEYHNQIDVVTGGFPCQAFSYAGKRLGLEDARGTLFYEFARVVKEVNPPICIGENVKGLLNHDNGKTLKGMISVLDEIGYKVVAPEILKALNYKVPQKRERLILVGIRKDINVNYDYPKPYRKIYNLEDALKKGELFDSNVPKSIGAKYPESKKKVLDLVPPKGYWRDLPIELQKDFMGASFYLGGGKTGMARRIGWDEPCLTLTCSPAQKQTERCHPDETRPFTVREYARIQTFPDNWEFAGPMAQQYKQIGNAVPVNLACEVAYSIIHFLNRYYSLSNPK is encoded by the coding sequence ATGATTGAATATTTAACTATTTCGGAAACAGCAAAATTACTAAATAAAAGTACTAAAACCCTGCGTCGTTGGGATGAAGAAGGTAAGCTTATTGCGGTTCGTGAACCAATGAGCAATTATAGAGTTTATCGAAGAAGAGAAGTAGAGAATTTGTTTGCAGAGTTTCTAAAATCTGATTTTGAAGAAACAGTATCAAATTTTGTTTTACCAGAGAGAGAATATAAAGTGTTAGAACTTTTTGCAGGTGCAGGAGGCTTAGCAGTTGGTATGGAAAAAGCTGGTCTGAAATGTGTAGCTCTAAACGAAATAGATAGACATGCTTGTGAAACTTTAAGAAAAAATCGTCCGAACTGGAATGTTTTGGAAGGGGATATTAGAAATTTTGATTTTACCGAATACCATAATCAAATTGATGTGGTTACAGGTGGATTTCCTTGTCAAGCATTCAGTTATGCAGGGAAAAGATTAGGTCTGGAAGATGCTAGAGGAACGCTATTTTATGAGTTTGCACGTGTTGTCAAAGAGGTGAATCCTCCAATTTGTATAGGTGAAAATGTGAAAGGTCTTTTAAATCATGATAATGGAAAAACATTGAAAGGAATGATTTCTGTTTTGGATGAGATTGGGTATAAAGTAGTCGCTCCTGAAATATTAAAGGCGTTAAATTATAAAGTTCCGCAGAAAAGAGAACGTTTAATTTTGGTTGGAATTAGAAAAGATATCAACGTAAACTATGATTATCCGAAACCGTATAGAAAAATTTATAATTTAGAAGATGCACTTAAAAAAGGGGAGTTGTTTGATTCAAATGTTCCGAAATCTATTGGCGCTAAATATCCTGAAAGCAAAAAAAAGGTTTTAGACTTAGTCCCACCAAAAGGTTATTGGCGTGATTTACCTATTGAACTGCAAAAAGATTTTATGGGTGCAAGTTTTTATTTAGGAGGAGGAAAAACAGGTATGGCAAGAAGGATTGGTTGGGACGAACCTTGTCTTACGTTAACATGTAGTCCTGCTCAAAAGCAAACAGAACGCTGTCATCCAGATGAAACACGACCTTTTACAGTTCGAGAATATGCTAGGATTCAAACATTTCCTGATAATTGGGAATTTGCTGGTCCAATGGCACAGCAATATAAGCAAATTGGAAATGCAGTTCCCGTTAATTTAGCATGCGAGGTTGCTTATTCAATCATTCATTTTTTGAATAGATATTATAGCTTATCAAATCCTAAATAA
- a CDS encoding 2-oxoglutarate dehydrogenase E1 component, translating to MDRFSFLNAAHTTFFADLYDQYLTNPDSVEPSWRSFFQGFDFANEYNGSPVEQLSNAYQGSGESAAIAETVKKEFAVLRLIDAYRTHGHLVTKTNPLLEKTGEAPDFSIEKFGLTQADLNVTFDAAKSIHLEKSTLQQIIDHLKNTYCTTIGIEYMYIPNEEKVQWIAKYVESKVSDLNTDQQKHILEKLVEASAFENFFHTKYVGQKRFSLEGLEATIPAIDAMIDAAGTAGVEDVVIGMAHRGRLNILANIMQKPPKKIFTEFDGKDYADVADTFDGDVKYHLGYTSERETRSGKKIILNLAPNPSHLETVGAVIEGVVRAKQDKVYPNDFSKVLPIALHGDAAVAGQGIVYEIVQMSKLRAYQTAGTIHLVLNNQVGFTTSYKDARSGVYATDVAKVVSAPVVHVNADDPEAAVKAMLFALAYRMEFKEDVFVDLVGYRKYGHNEGDEPRFTQPILYKLISKHQNARNIYNAQLVENKIIDSSYVDHLEEKYKAVLEENLAEAKATDKAVVIPFMEKEWEGYHIADVHRMLQSYDTKVSREMLDDIAPALTALPSNKKFINKVSKLIKDRYNMYYETNRLDWAMGELLAYGTLISEGYDVRFSGQDVQRGTFSHRHAVVKTEDTEYEYVPLNNIKSQNGQMRIYNSHLSEYAVLGFEYGYAMANPKALTIWEAQFGDFSNGAQIMIDQYISAGEDKWGNQNGIVMLLPHGYEHQGAEHSSARLERYLQLCANHNMYVANCTTPANHFHMLRRQMVTDFRKPLVVMSPKSLLRHPDATSTIEELTNGSFQTIIDDPKVEEKSLVKTLVFVSGKFYYDLQTEKENLGRKDVAFVRLEQLFPLDNDKLKEIISSYPNVEDYVWAQEEPKNMGAYGYMLMNFDLVKFRLAAPAASAAPAAGSSVRSKARYARAIAKVFDKNL from the coding sequence ATGGATAGGTTTTCCTTTTTAAACGCTGCACATACCACATTCTTTGCAGATTTATACGATCAGTACCTAACAAACCCTGATAGTGTAGAGCCAAGTTGGAGAAGTTTTTTTCAAGGCTTCGATTTTGCAAATGAATACAATGGCAGCCCGGTAGAACAATTATCAAATGCATACCAAGGTTCTGGCGAATCTGCAGCAATTGCTGAAACGGTTAAAAAAGAATTTGCAGTTCTAAGATTAATAGACGCATACCGCACCCATGGGCATTTAGTAACCAAAACAAATCCTTTATTAGAGAAAACAGGCGAAGCTCCTGATTTCTCCATCGAAAAATTTGGTCTTACACAAGCCGATTTAAACGTAACTTTCGATGCTGCAAAAAGCATTCACTTAGAAAAAAGTACGTTGCAGCAAATCATAGATCACTTGAAAAATACATATTGCACCACAATTGGTATTGAATATATGTATATTCCAAATGAAGAAAAAGTGCAATGGATTGCAAAATATGTAGAATCTAAAGTTTCCGATTTAAATACCGATCAACAAAAACATATTTTAGAAAAATTAGTAGAGGCATCTGCATTCGAAAATTTCTTTCACACCAAATATGTGGGGCAAAAACGCTTCTCATTAGAAGGGTTAGAAGCTACTATACCTGCAATAGACGCAATGATTGATGCAGCCGGAACTGCTGGAGTAGAAGATGTGGTAATAGGAATGGCACACCGCGGCCGTTTGAATATTTTGGCAAATATTATGCAAAAGCCGCCCAAGAAAATTTTTACTGAATTTGATGGAAAAGATTATGCCGATGTTGCCGATACATTCGATGGCGATGTGAAATACCATTTAGGATACACCTCCGAACGCGAAACCCGTTCGGGTAAAAAAATTATATTGAATTTAGCACCCAACCCATCGCATTTAGAAACCGTTGGAGCTGTGATAGAAGGTGTGGTTCGTGCCAAACAAGACAAAGTATATCCAAACGATTTTTCAAAAGTATTGCCAATAGCTTTGCATGGTGATGCAGCTGTTGCAGGTCAGGGCATTGTGTACGAAATTGTGCAAATGAGTAAATTGCGTGCTTACCAAACCGCAGGAACCATTCATTTGGTGTTGAACAATCAAGTAGGTTTTACAACCAGCTATAAAGATGCACGCTCGGGCGTTTATGCAACCGATGTAGCAAAAGTAGTGTCTGCACCCGTTGTACATGTAAATGCCGATGATCCCGAAGCAGCAGTAAAAGCAATGTTGTTTGCATTGGCATACAGAATGGAGTTTAAAGAGGATGTTTTTGTAGATTTAGTTGGATACAGAAAATACGGTCATAACGAAGGAGATGAACCTCGTTTCACACAGCCTATTCTCTACAAATTAATCTCTAAACACCAAAATGCACGCAATATCTACAATGCGCAACTTGTTGAAAATAAAATCATTGATAGTTCTTATGTGGATCATTTAGAAGAAAAGTACAAAGCCGTTTTAGAAGAAAATTTGGCCGAAGCTAAAGCAACCGATAAAGCAGTAGTTATACCTTTCATGGAAAAAGAGTGGGAAGGATATCATATTGCAGATGTTCATCGCATGTTGCAAAGTTATGACACAAAGGTTTCTCGTGAAATGTTAGACGATATTGCACCTGCATTAACTGCCTTGCCATCAAACAAGAAATTTATCAATAAAGTATCCAAACTAATAAAAGACCGCTACAATATGTACTATGAAACCAATCGTTTAGATTGGGCTATGGGCGAATTATTGGCCTATGGAACATTAATTTCAGAAGGATATGACGTGCGTTTTTCAGGGCAAGATGTGCAGCGTGGTACGTTTTCGCACCGCCATGCTGTTGTGAAAACCGAAGACACAGAATATGAATATGTACCATTAAACAATATTAAATCACAAAACGGTCAAATGCGCATCTATAACTCGCATTTATCAGAATACGCCGTTTTAGGTTTTGAGTATGGATACGCCATGGCAAATCCAAAAGCTTTAACCATTTGGGAAGCACAATTTGGAGATTTCTCTAACGGGGCCCAAATCATGATCGACCAATACATATCGGCAGGTGAAGACAAATGGGGCAACCAAAATGGAATTGTAATGTTGCTACCTCACGGCTATGAGCACCAAGGCGCAGAACATTCATCTGCTCGTTTAGAACGTTATTTACAACTATGTGCAAACCATAATATGTATGTAGCAAACTGCACAACGCCAGCAAATCATTTTCACATGTTGCGCAGACAAATGGTAACCGATTTTAGAAAACCATTAGTTGTAATGTCGCCCAAATCGTTGTTGAGACATCCAGATGCCACATCTACCATAGAAGAATTAACCAATGGATCGTTTCAAACCATAATAGATGATCCAAAAGTGGAAGAAAAATCATTGGTGAAAACATTGGTATTTGTTTCTGGAAAATTCTATTACGATTTACAAACAGAGAAAGAAAATTTAGGTCGAAAAGATGTAGCATTTGTTCGTTTAGAGCAATTGTTCCCATTGGATAACGACAAATTAAAAGAAATAATTTCTTCTTACCCGAATGTAGAGGATTATGTTTGGGCGCAAGAAGAACCTAAAAACATGGGTGCTTATGGTTATATGCTGATGAATTTTGATTTGGTGAAATTCCGTTTGGCAGCACCAGCAGCATCGGCAGCACCAGCAGCAGGTTCATCTGTTCGATCTAAAGCAAGATATGCACGTGCAATTGCCAAAGTATTCGATAAAAATTTATAA